One region of Legionellales bacterium genomic DNA includes:
- the tolR gene encoding protein TolR — MSSRRPRRSVAEINVVPYIDVMLVLLVIFMITAPLLTQGVKVKLPQAAAKELASKSTVPIVVSVDTKGSYFLNIAEHPQQPIQAADLINQVAAALQVDKTEHRDRPVLVKGDADVNYGSVVQAMVLLQQAGAPSVGLMTRPSSLKS, encoded by the coding sequence ATGAGTTCCCGCCGTCCGCGCCGCAGTGTCGCCGAAATTAATGTCGTCCCGTATATCGATGTGATGTTAGTTTTGCTCGTGATTTTTATGATCACAGCACCGTTATTAACGCAAGGCGTTAAAGTTAAATTGCCGCAAGCAGCCGCGAAAGAATTAGCCAGTAAATCGACGGTTCCCATTGTCGTATCCGTCGATACCAAGGGAAGTTATTTTTTAAATATTGCAGAACATCCACAGCAACCGATACAAGCTGCCGATTTAATTAATCAAGTGGCCGCAGCCTTACAAGTGGATAAAACCGAGCATCGGGATCGACCTGTGTTAGTAAAGGGCGATGCTGACGTCAATTATGGAAGTGTCGTGCAAGCCATGGTCTTGTTACAACAAGCAGGTGCACCCAGTGTGGG